One genomic region from Streptomyces sp. NBC_01304 encodes:
- a CDS encoding LacI family DNA-binding transcriptional regulator, which produces MRQNRSGQGELGVITVGERVTIRDVAARAGVSVATVSRVLAGNYPTSAASRAKVQRAAKDLDYVVNAHARALAGAGRKTVAVLVLDVVSSFYAHIAQGVEREAAKRGRLCMMFSTDADPARELAIVEMMREQAAEAVLLVGGVIEDEEYRQRMSRYAELLAAAGSRLVLVGRPAPAPHVPALVVEYDNEAGAYAITSHLLGAGHRRIALIGYRPGNTTGEARVRGYQRALTDHGITPEPALQVGVGFGGEHGYHAIRQLLEQCDGKPEFTAIFAGDDQVAAAAIRALSEYGLRVPDDISVAGYNDDPVASDVTPGLTTIHIPGEALGRTAVRLALEGTTRTSQERHVLGTHIVVRDSVRRLPPA; this is translated from the coding sequence GTGCGGCAAAACCGCTCCGGACAGGGCGAGTTGGGGGTAATCACTGTGGGCGAGCGGGTCACCATCCGGGATGTGGCGGCACGGGCCGGGGTCTCGGTAGCGACCGTGTCGCGCGTCCTGGCCGGCAACTATCCGACCTCGGCGGCCTCCCGGGCCAAGGTGCAGCGGGCCGCGAAGGACCTGGACTACGTGGTGAACGCGCATGCGCGGGCGCTCGCGGGGGCGGGCCGCAAGACGGTCGCGGTGCTCGTCCTGGACGTGGTCAGCTCGTTCTACGCCCATATCGCGCAGGGCGTGGAGCGGGAGGCGGCGAAGCGGGGCCGGCTCTGCATGATGTTCTCGACGGACGCCGATCCGGCCCGTGAGCTGGCCATCGTGGAGATGATGCGGGAACAGGCCGCGGAGGCGGTCCTGCTGGTCGGCGGCGTGATCGAGGACGAGGAGTACCGCCAGCGGATGTCCCGGTACGCGGAGTTGCTCGCGGCCGCCGGGTCCCGCCTGGTCCTGGTCGGGCGCCCGGCCCCCGCGCCCCATGTCCCTGCCCTCGTCGTCGAGTACGACAACGAGGCGGGCGCGTACGCCATCACCAGCCATCTCCTGGGCGCGGGCCACCGCCGGATAGCCCTGATCGGCTACCGCCCGGGCAACACCACGGGCGAGGCCCGGGTGCGCGGCTACCAGCGGGCCCTCACCGACCACGGCATCACGCCGGAACCGGCCCTTCAGGTGGGCGTCGGCTTCGGGGGCGAGCACGGCTATCACGCGATCCGCCAGCTGCTCGAACAGTGCGACGGCAAGCCCGAGTTCACGGCGATCTTCGCGGGTGACGACCAGGTGGCGGCCGCGGCGATCCGGGCGCTGTCCGAGTACGGGCTGCGGGTGCCGGACGACATCTCGGTGGCCGGCTACAACGACGACCCGGTCGCGTCCGACGTCACGCCGGGCCTGACCACGATCCACATTCCCGGCGAGGCGCTGGGCCGCACGGCGGTCCGGCTCGCCCTGGAGGGCACGACGCGGACTTCCCAGGAGCGGCATGTGCTGGGCACGCACATCGTGGTGCGGGACAGCGTGCGCCGGTTGCCGCCGGCATGA
- a CDS encoding DUF998 domain-containing protein, translating to MSIPGSFRDVRTVAVLLGLGAVAYTAWVLEVVMATGLDPIRTYVSELAAEDQPLGGLFRATDLAAGLLVLAGALWAVLRLRPHRPWARVGWAGLILFGAATAADSRLPLSCTPTADPECAIRETADLVPATHTAHAVSSSLSVTGALIGIVALTVAARRYRVWEPLARLGPWIVGLELAVTAWTLASVAAFQAGKGTMLLGLGQRMQVLLIALWLALFAFSLLKRERRRVLPPVQPSPVLERR from the coding sequence ATGTCCATTCCTGGCTCCTTTCGTGATGTACGTACCGTCGCCGTCCTGCTCGGGCTGGGCGCCGTCGCGTACACCGCCTGGGTGCTCGAGGTCGTCATGGCGACCGGGCTCGATCCCATACGTACGTACGTGAGTGAGCTGGCCGCCGAGGACCAGCCGCTGGGCGGGCTCTTCCGGGCCACCGACCTGGCCGCAGGCCTGCTCGTCCTCGCCGGGGCGCTGTGGGCGGTCCTCAGGCTGCGGCCGCACCGGCCCTGGGCCCGGGTCGGCTGGGCGGGCCTGATCCTCTTCGGCGCGGCCACCGCGGCCGACTCGCGGCTCCCGCTGAGCTGCACACCGACCGCCGACCCGGAGTGCGCCATACGCGAGACCGCGGACCTGGTGCCCGCGACCCACACCGCGCACGCCGTCAGCAGCTCGCTGTCGGTCACCGGGGCGCTCATCGGCATAGTGGCCCTCACCGTCGCGGCCCGCAGGTACCGCGTGTGGGAGCCGTTGGCCCGCTTGGGGCCCTGGATAGTGGGCCTCGAACTGGCCGTCACCGCCTGGACATTGGCGTCCGTCGCCGCCTTCCAGGCCGGCAAGGGCACGATGCTGCTCGGCCTCGGGCAGCGCATGCAGGTGCTGCTCATCGCCCTATGGCTCGCGTTGTTCGCGTTCTCGCTGCTCAAGCGGGAGCGGCGGCGGGTGCTGCCGCCGGTCCAACCGTCCCCCGTGCTGGAACGGCGATGA
- a CDS encoding endonuclease/exonuclease/phosphatase family protein, whose product MAQTYMTETGNDRSGPEHSGSRFRRLLDSWRHDSGIWRRGLVLAAFSVLLALVMLLHAHIPNRIGNIGSLIETFLPWLGIFVPLVLIFAVVRKSATALIAVLLPAVVWVSLFGGLISDKSGAGGDLTVVTHNVNAENPDPAGTARKVAASGADVVALEELTGDALPTYKKAMAETYKYSYTDGTVGLWSKYPLTDNRPVDIKMGWTRALRSTVDTPKGKIAVYVAHLPSVRVKLNAGFTAGQRDNSAEALGIAIRDEPIKKVVLLGDLNGTMNDRALSPVTSQLRSTQGAAGDGFGFSWPAAFPMARIDQIMVRGVEPESSWALQDTGSDHLPVAAKVTL is encoded by the coding sequence ATGGCGCAGACGTATATGACGGAGACGGGGAACGACCGCTCGGGGCCCGAGCACTCGGGATCCCGCTTCCGGCGTCTGCTCGACAGCTGGCGCCACGACTCCGGGATCTGGCGCCGCGGCCTGGTCCTCGCCGCCTTCAGCGTCCTGCTCGCCCTGGTGATGCTGCTGCACGCACACATCCCGAACCGCATCGGCAACATCGGCTCGCTGATCGAGACGTTCCTGCCCTGGCTCGGCATCTTCGTACCCCTGGTCCTGATCTTCGCCGTGGTCCGCAAGTCGGCGACCGCGCTGATCGCGGTGCTGCTGCCCGCGGTGGTGTGGGTGAGCCTGTTCGGCGGCCTGATCAGCGACAAGTCGGGCGCGGGCGGCGACCTCACGGTCGTCACGCACAACGTGAACGCCGAGAACCCCGACCCGGCCGGCACCGCCCGCAAGGTCGCCGCGTCCGGCGCCGACGTGGTCGCGCTCGAAGAGCTCACCGGGGACGCGCTGCCCACGTACAAGAAGGCCATGGCGGAGACGTACAAGTACAGCTACACCGACGGCACGGTCGGGCTGTGGAGCAAGTACCCGCTGACCGACAACCGTCCCGTCGACATCAAGATGGGCTGGACCCGCGCCCTGCGCTCGACGGTCGATACGCCCAAGGGCAAGATCGCCGTGTACGTGGCGCATCTGCCGTCGGTCCGGGTCAAGCTCAACGCGGGCTTCACCGCAGGCCAGCGCGACAACAGCGCCGAGGCCCTCGGCATCGCCATCCGCGACGAGCCGATCAAGAAGGTCGTCCTGCTCGGCGACCTCAACGGCACCATGAACGACCGCGCGCTCTCCCCGGTCACCTCGCAGCTGCGCTCCACCCAGGGCGCGGCGGGCGACGGCTTCGGCTTCAGCTGGCCGGCGGCGTTCCCGATGGCGCGGATCGACCAGATCATGGTGCGCGGCGTGGAGCCCGAGTCGTCCTGGGCGCTGCAGGACACGGGCAGCGATCACCTGCCGGTGGCGGCGAAGGTCACGCTCTAG
- a CDS encoding DUF4190 domain-containing protein has protein sequence MTLPPPPNDSAPGDAVPNGAAPEQSPWATPAPHQHGGGPGPLPMAPPPPPGYGGWAPGPYAPQARNGLGIAALVCGIVGLLTGVIPFLFWLGGVLGVVALILGLIGHSNARKGVATNKGMALAGIILGALAIVAAIVWLILIVVVIKDTADEVKKESDKARGGTHSTAPSDPGDSETGPESESEFEEPEAPAPLKFGGTHTYDDGVKVTVAKPKPYTPDEFAAGHEKGNVAIQVTITIKNGSKKTLDINTALPTLRDGKGSDAEMVFDGSNGTKPFNGKLLPGKQAVSQFAFSLPANATKDLQLEVGPEVVTYEDAIWTGSAK, from the coding sequence ATGACCTTGCCCCCGCCCCCGAATGACTCCGCACCGGGCGACGCCGTACCGAACGGCGCCGCACCCGAGCAGTCCCCCTGGGCCACCCCCGCGCCCCACCAGCACGGCGGCGGCCCCGGCCCGTTGCCGATGGCACCGCCCCCGCCGCCCGGGTACGGAGGCTGGGCGCCGGGGCCGTACGCACCCCAGGCGCGCAACGGCCTGGGGATCGCCGCCCTGGTCTGCGGCATCGTGGGCCTGCTCACCGGGGTCATCCCGTTCCTGTTCTGGCTCGGCGGAGTGCTCGGCGTAGTCGCCCTGATATTGGGCCTGATAGGCCACAGCAACGCCCGCAAGGGCGTTGCGACGAACAAGGGCATGGCCCTCGCCGGCATCATCCTCGGCGCCCTCGCCATCGTGGCCGCGATCGTCTGGCTGATCCTCATCGTGGTGGTCATCAAGGACACGGCCGACGAGGTCAAGAAGGAGTCCGACAAGGCCCGCGGCGGAACCCACTCCACCGCACCGTCCGACCCCGGCGATTCCGAGACCGGGCCCGAGTCCGAGTCCGAGTTCGAGGAGCCCGAGGCCCCCGCCCCGCTGAAGTTCGGCGGCACCCACACCTATGACGACGGCGTCAAGGTCACCGTGGCGAAGCCCAAGCCCTACACGCCGGACGAGTTCGCGGCGGGCCACGAGAAGGGCAACGTCGCGATCCAGGTGACGATCACGATCAAGAACGGCAGCAAGAAGACGCTGGACATCAACACCGCGCTGCCGACCCTGCGCGACGGCAAGGGCTCGGACGCCGAAATGGTCTTCGACGGCAGCAACGGCACCAAGCCCTTCAACGGCAAGCTCCTCCCCGGCAAGCAGGCCGTCTCCCAGTTCGCCTTCTCCCTCCCGGCCAACGCGACGAAGGACCTCCAACTCGAGGTCGGCCCCGAGGTGGTCACGTACGAGGACGCCATCTGGACGGGCTCGGCGAAGTAG
- a CDS encoding APC family permease yields MTTTADAESEGTPEGTAAGSPDTGADTGTKRQFISWVTLALMTTASVASLRPSPAMAIYGLAAIFLYLIPAIVFLLPTALVGAELASGWTGGIYRWVSEALGKPLGFLAVWCQFALTIAYYPSLLAYVASTFAYVVHPSLAENGLYVAIVIITVYWTGVWIASRGTKSIAGLSSIGLVVGTLVPGVLLVVLGIVFLGQGNPSAAPMSPDHWLPPWTGLASLVLIVNNFLSYAGMEMNGVHVASLRRPRSEYPRSMFLATGMVLLIFILPALAISWVMPSKELSLTAGLMQAFQAFFDHFHIGWMTKIVGIMLVMAALGGMLTWLSGPAKGLVTLARQEGYLPPFLQRFNKNGVPMNLMYAQGVLTTLIGVVYAFSSDVSSAYWMFSVITVQIYLIAYLLMFITVVKLRKTHPDHPRGFWTPAVKLVAGTGFVASLAALFIGFVPPDQFGNQPLWRYLLIVGGGLLLIGIVAPVAFLKFRKPSWVHPDHVQ; encoded by the coding sequence ATGACGACGACCGCGGACGCAGAGTCCGAAGGAACCCCCGAAGGAACAGCGGCCGGGTCGCCCGACACCGGCGCCGACACCGGCACCAAGCGGCAGTTCATCTCCTGGGTGACCCTCGCCCTGATGACCACCGCCTCGGTGGCGAGCCTGCGTCCCTCGCCCGCGATGGCCATCTACGGCCTCGCGGCGATCTTCCTCTACCTGATCCCCGCGATCGTCTTCCTGCTGCCCACCGCCCTGGTCGGCGCCGAGCTCGCGTCCGGCTGGACCGGCGGCATCTACCGCTGGGTGAGCGAGGCGCTCGGCAAGCCGCTCGGGTTCCTGGCGGTGTGGTGCCAGTTCGCGCTGACCATCGCGTACTACCCGAGCCTCCTCGCGTACGTCGCCTCGACCTTCGCCTACGTCGTCCACCCGAGCCTCGCCGAGAACGGCCTCTACGTCGCCATCGTCATCATCACCGTCTACTGGACCGGCGTCTGGATCGCCTCCCGCGGCACCAAGTCCATCGCCGGGCTCTCCTCGATCGGCCTGGTCGTCGGCACCCTCGTGCCCGGCGTGCTGCTCGTCGTCCTCGGCATCGTCTTCCTCGGCCAGGGCAACCCGTCAGCCGCACCGATGAGCCCCGACCACTGGCTGCCCCCGTGGACCGGCCTGGCCAGCCTGGTCCTCATCGTCAACAACTTCCTCTCCTACGCCGGCATGGAGATGAACGGCGTCCACGTCGCCTCGCTGCGCCGCCCCCGGTCCGAGTACCCGCGCTCGATGTTCCTCGCCACCGGCATGGTGCTGTTGATCTTCATCCTTCCGGCCCTGGCGATCAGCTGGGTGATGCCGTCGAAGGAGCTCAGCCTCACGGCCGGACTGATGCAGGCCTTCCAGGCCTTCTTCGACCACTTCCACATCGGCTGGATGACCAAGATCGTCGGCATCATGCTGGTGATGGCGGCGCTCGGCGGCATGCTGACCTGGCTGTCGGGGCCCGCCAAGGGCCTGGTCACGCTCGCCCGGCAGGAGGGCTATCTGCCGCCGTTCCTGCAGCGCTTCAACAAGAACGGCGTGCCGATGAACCTGATGTACGCCCAGGGGGTGCTCACCACCCTGATCGGCGTCGTCTACGCGTTCAGCTCCGATGTGTCGTCCGCGTACTGGATGTTCTCGGTGATCACCGTGCAGATCTATCTGATCGCGTACCTGCTGATGTTCATCACCGTGGTGAAGCTCCGCAAGACCCACCCGGACCACCCGCGCGGCTTCTGGACGCCGGCCGTCAAGCTGGTCGCGGGCACCGGGTTCGTGGCCTCGCTCGCCGCGCTCTTCATCGGGTTCGTGCCGCCCGACCAGTTCGGCAACCAGCCGCTGTGGCGGTACCTGCTGATCGTCGGCGGCGGGCTGCTGCTGATCGGCATCGTGGCGCCGGTCGCCTTCCTGAAGTTCCGCAAGCCGAGCTGGGTGCATCCGGATCACGTTCAGTGA
- a CDS encoding multicopper oxidase family protein, producing MRNHTRRTVLGASVAVAGTGVLAACSGSGSGHGGHGGQSAPKGYVDPAGPEVAAAEKKRAGGGQVREVKLTATRTPLDLGGRTVTSWAYGDTLPGKEVRVTAGDTLALTLANHLPEATSLHWHGLSLRNDMDGVPGLTQKDIKPGADFTYRFAAAHPGTYWFHPHSGTQQDRGLYAPLIVEDPKEPLKYDKEWVVVLDDWVDGVDGSTPDGVLAELRAGMDMGGDDGGGSGSGGGGHGGHDMSNMSMSEGKAPAAASPSPKPTKPSGPSRMMMGAKSELLGGDAGDVAYPRYLINGRTPDAPSDFRAKPGERIRIRFINAGGDTAFRVALGGHEMTVTHTDGFPVRHASADALLLGMGERYDVLVTAKDGVFPLTALAEGKKATGLALLRTGSGAAPGAKVRPAELNGRLLTADRLKADESVALPAGKPDRTIKLQLTGGMAKYDWAFDKKPYDPSVRHAVKAGERVRLEFANSTSMWHPLHLHGHTFALANVVGGPRKDTAVILPNGRLTVDFEADNPGLWMIHCHNVYHSEAGMMTVLGYRA from the coding sequence ATGCGCAATCACACGCGCCGCACCGTGCTCGGTGCGTCGGTCGCCGTCGCCGGCACGGGAGTTCTGGCCGCCTGCTCGGGTTCCGGGTCCGGGCACGGAGGTCATGGGGGCCAGTCGGCCCCGAAGGGGTACGTCGACCCTGCGGGCCCCGAAGTCGCCGCCGCCGAGAAGAAGCGGGCGGGCGGCGGACAGGTCCGCGAGGTCAAGCTGACCGCCACGAGGACGCCGCTCGACCTGGGCGGACGGACCGTGACCTCCTGGGCGTACGGCGACACGCTGCCCGGCAAGGAGGTCAGGGTCACCGCGGGCGACACGCTCGCCCTGACGCTGGCCAACCACCTGCCCGAGGCCACGTCCCTGCACTGGCACGGCCTGTCCCTGCGCAACGACATGGACGGCGTCCCGGGCCTCACCCAGAAGGACATCAAGCCGGGAGCGGACTTCACCTACCGCTTCGCGGCCGCGCACCCGGGGACGTACTGGTTCCATCCGCACTCCGGCACCCAGCAGGACCGGGGGCTGTACGCGCCGCTGATCGTCGAGGACCCGAAGGAGCCGCTCAAGTACGACAAGGAGTGGGTGGTCGTCCTGGACGACTGGGTCGACGGCGTGGACGGCTCGACACCGGACGGGGTGCTCGCCGAGCTGAGGGCGGGCATGGACATGGGCGGTGACGACGGGGGCGGCAGCGGTAGCGGCGGCGGCGGCCACGGGGGGCACGACATGTCGAACATGTCGATGAGCGAGGGCAAGGCGCCCGCCGCGGCGTCCCCCTCACCGAAGCCGACGAAGCCGTCCGGCCCGTCCCGGATGATGATGGGCGCCAAGAGCGAACTGCTCGGCGGGGACGCGGGCGACGTGGCGTACCCGCGCTACCTCATCAACGGCCGTACGCCGGACGCCCCTTCGGACTTCCGCGCCAAGCCCGGCGAGCGGATCCGGATCCGGTTCATCAACGCCGGGGGCGACACGGCCTTCCGGGTCGCGCTCGGCGGCCACGAGATGACGGTGACGCACACGGACGGCTTCCCGGTGCGGCATGCGTCGGCCGATGCGCTGCTGCTCGGCATGGGCGAGCGCTATGACGTCCTGGTGACCGCGAAGGACGGGGTCTTCCCGCTCACCGCGCTGGCCGAGGGCAAGAAGGCGACGGGGCTCGCACTGTTGCGTACGGGGTCGGGGGCGGCGCCCGGGGCGAAGGTGCGGCCCGCCGAGCTGAACGGCAGGCTGCTGACCGCGGACCGCCTCAAGGCGGACGAGTCGGTGGCACTGCCCGCGGGCAAGCCGGACCGCACGATCAAGCTCCAACTCACGGGCGGCATGGCCAAGTACGACTGGGCCTTCGACAAGAAGCCGTACGACCCGTCCGTCAGGCACGCGGTGAAGGCGGGCGAGCGGGTCCGCCTGGAGTTCGCCAACTCGACCTCGATGTGGCATCCGCTGCATCTGCACGGGCACACGTTCGCCCTGGCCAATGTGGTGGGAGGGCCACGCAAGGACACCGCGGTGATCCTGCCCAACGGGCGGCTGACCGTGGACTTCGAGGCCGACAACCCGGGCCTGTGGATGATCCACTGCCACAACGTGTACCACTCGGAGGCGGGGATGATGACGGTGCTGGGGTACCGGGCGTAG
- a CDS encoding alpha/beta fold hydrolase: MTSSFVRIGGVPHHVVLEGSGPPCVLSGGLGMAWFDWDAVAALLAPHRTVIRFDRPGLGLSGHARVAPSLTGEADRILRVLDACGVSGPATVVGHSLAGFHAEAFARLHPSRVAALVLVDSSVEEGARPRPAPALRTGAARLAAGALSAAGLPCAVGPLLRRAAVRASRTGGGDPAPYELVRRVYGTSRSMRALLVENARYRDLAAELVYVRRQFELPRGVPVTVIAAGEGRRWLERQARLAVALGAELRISSGSGHLVMFDRPGDVASAVLWPRAG; this comes from the coding sequence ATGACGTCCTCCTTTGTTCGCATCGGTGGAGTGCCGCACCACGTGGTGCTGGAGGGAAGCGGGCCCCCGTGCGTGCTGTCCGGCGGGCTCGGCATGGCGTGGTTCGACTGGGACGCGGTGGCCGCGCTCCTCGCTCCGCACCGGACGGTGATCCGCTTCGACCGTCCCGGGCTCGGGCTCAGCGGGCACGCGCGCGTGGCGCCCTCTTTGACCGGGGAGGCCGACCGGATCCTGCGGGTCCTGGACGCGTGCGGGGTGTCCGGGCCCGCGACCGTCGTCGGGCACTCCCTGGCCGGCTTCCACGCCGAGGCCTTCGCCCGGCTGCATCCCTCGCGGGTCGCCGCCCTTGTGCTGGTCGACTCCAGCGTCGAGGAGGGGGCGCGACCCCGGCCTGCCCCGGCCCTGCGCACCGGTGCGGCTCGGCTGGCCGCCGGGGCGTTGAGCGCTGCGGGGTTGCCGTGCGCGGTCGGGCCTTTGCTGCGTCGGGCCGCGGTTCGGGCTTCCCGTACGGGGGGTGGGGATCCGGCTCCGTACGAGCTGGTGCGGAGGGTGTATGGGACCAGTCGGTCGATGCGGGCTCTGCTGGTGGAGAACGCGCGCTATCGCGATCTGGCGGCGGAACTCGTCTATGTCAGGCGGCAGTTCGAGCTTCCTCGTGGAGTGCCGGTGACGGTGATCGCGGCGGGGGAGGGGCGGCGGTGGCTCGAGCGGCAGGCTCGGCTCGCCGTTGCGCTCGGCGCGGAGTTGCGGATTTCCAGTGGGTCGGGGCATTTGGTCATGTTTGACCGGCCGGGGGATGTGGCTTCTGCTGTGTTGTGGCCTCGGGCCGGGTGA
- a CDS encoding NAD+ synthase, translating to MPQLRLALNQIDSTVGDLAGNAESIVHWTRHSAEQGAHLVAFPEMVLTGYPVEDLALRPSFVEASRAALRALAGRLSDEGFGELPVIVGYLDRSETAQPKYGQPAGSPQNAAAVLHRGQVVLTFAKHHLPNYGVFDEFRYFVPGDTMPVIRVHGVDVALAICEDLWQDGGRVPATRSAGAGLLISVNASPYEQNKDDTRLELVRKRAQEAGCTTAYLAMIGGQDELVFDGDSIVVDSGGEVVARAPQFAEGSVVLDLELPAAAAQPPAGVVDDGLRIEHVVLSEEPLPAYETELTGGYAERLDDDEEVYSALVVGLRAYAAKNGFRSVVIGLSGGIDSALVAAIACDALGAQNVYGISMPSKYSSDHSKGDAAELARRTGLNFRTVPVEPMFDAYMGSLGLTGLAEENLQSRLRGTMLMAVSNQEGHIVLAPGNKSELAVGYSTLYGDSVGAYGPIKDVYKTAVFRLAKWRNRAAEERGQTPPIPENSISKPPSAELRPGQVDTDSLPDYPVLDGILAMYVDRDRGADEIIAAGYDAELVRKTLRMVDTAEYKRRQYPPGTKISAKGFGKDRRLPITNRWRENG from the coding sequence GTGCCTCAACTACGCCTCGCCTTGAATCAGATCGATTCGACCGTCGGCGATCTCGCCGGCAACGCCGAGTCGATCGTGCACTGGACCCGGCACTCCGCCGAGCAGGGCGCCCATCTGGTGGCGTTCCCCGAGATGGTGCTGACCGGATACCCCGTCGAGGACCTGGCGCTGCGCCCGTCCTTCGTCGAGGCCTCGCGGGCGGCGCTGCGTGCGCTTGCCGGGCGGCTCAGTGATGAGGGGTTCGGTGAACTCCCCGTCATCGTCGGGTACTTGGACCGCTCCGAGACCGCTCAGCCCAAGTACGGCCAGCCCGCCGGCTCTCCGCAGAATGCCGCGGCCGTGCTGCACCGCGGCCAGGTCGTGCTGACCTTCGCCAAGCACCACCTGCCCAACTACGGCGTCTTCGACGAGTTCCGGTACTTCGTGCCGGGCGACACCATGCCCGTCATCCGCGTGCACGGCGTCGATGTCGCGCTCGCCATCTGCGAGGACCTCTGGCAGGACGGCGGCCGTGTTCCCGCGACGCGCAGCGCGGGCGCCGGGCTGCTGATCTCCGTCAACGCCTCGCCGTACGAGCAGAACAAGGACGACACCCGCCTCGAACTGGTCCGCAAGCGCGCCCAGGAGGCCGGCTGCACCACCGCCTACCTCGCGATGATCGGCGGCCAGGACGAGCTGGTCTTCGACGGCGACTCGATCGTGGTCGACAGTGGTGGGGAAGTCGTCGCGCGGGCGCCGCAGTTCGCCGAGGGCAGTGTGGTTCTCGATCTGGAACTGCCCGCCGCCGCGGCCCAACCTCCGGCAGGCGTCGTGGACGACGGGCTGCGGATCGAGCACGTCGTACTGAGCGAGGAGCCGCTTCCCGCGTACGAGACCGAGCTCACCGGCGGCTACGCCGAGCGGCTCGACGACGACGAAGAGGTCTACTCGGCCCTCGTCGTGGGCCTGCGCGCCTACGCCGCGAAGAACGGATTCCGCTCCGTCGTCATCGGCCTCTCCGGCGGCATCGACTCCGCCCTCGTCGCCGCCATCGCCTGCGACGCGCTCGGTGCGCAGAACGTGTACGGCATCTCGATGCCCTCGAAGTACTCCTCCGACCACTCCAAGGGCGATGCCGCCGAGCTGGCACGTCGCACCGGGCTCAACTTCCGCACCGTGCCCGTTGAGCCGATGTTCGACGCGTACATGGGCTCGCTCGGCCTCACCGGCCTCGCCGAGGAGAACCTGCAGTCCCGGCTGCGCGGCACGATGCTGATGGCGGTCTCCAACCAGGAGGGCCACATCGTCCTCGCGCCGGGCAACAAGTCCGAGCTGGCGGTGGGCTATTCGACGCTGTACGGCGACTCGGTGGGCGCGTACGGCCCGATCAAGGACGTCTACAAGACGGCGGTCTTCCGTCTCGCGAAGTGGCGCAACCGCGCCGCCGAGGAGCGCGGCCAGACCCCGCCCATCCCCGAGAACTCGATCTCCAAGCCGCCGAGCGCCGAGCTGCGCCCGGGCCAGGTCGACACCGACTCGCTGCCCGACTACCCCGTCCTCGACGGCATCCTCGCGATGTACGTCGACCGGGACCGCGGCGCCGACGAGATCATCGCCGCCGGGTACGACGCCGAGCTGGTGCGCAAGACACTGCGCATGGTGGACACCGCCGAGTACAAGCGCCGCCAGTACCCGCCGGGCACCAAGATCTCGGCGAAGGGCTTCGGCAAGGACCGGCGGCTGCCCATCACCAACCGCTGGCGCGAGAACGGCTGA